A portion of the Corynebacterium ammoniagenes DSM 20306 genome contains these proteins:
- the guaA gene encoding glutamine-hydrolyzing GMP synthase, translating to MTQPATTPRPVLVVDFGAQYAQLIARRVREASIYSEVVPHSASVEEIKAKNPAALILSGGPSSVYADGAPQLKPELLELGVPVFGICYGFQAMNHALGGRVAQTGDREYGRTEITHTGGVLHEGLEENHKVWMSHGDAVAEAPAGFTVTASSAGAPVAAMECVDKQMAGVQYHPEVMHSPHGQEVLTRFLTEVAGLEQSWTSANIAQQLIDDVREQIGPEGRAICGLSGGVDSAVAAALVQRAIGDRLTCVFVDHGLLRAGEREQVEKDFVASTGAKLITAHEADAFLAKLSGVIDPEAKRKAIGAEFIRSFERAVAQALEESPEGSTVDFLVQGTLYPDVVESGGGDGTANIKSHHNVGGLPDDVEFELVEPLRLLFKDEVRAVGRELGLPEEIVARQPFPGPGLGIRIIGEVTQERLDTLREADLIARTELTAAGLDNEIWQCPVVLLADVRSVGVQGDGRTYGHPIVLRPVSSEDAMTADWTRIPYEVLEKISTRITNEVNDVNRVVLDVTSKPPGTIEWE from the coding sequence GTGACTCAACCTGCAACAACTCCGCGCCCAGTCCTCGTGGTGGATTTTGGCGCCCAGTACGCACAGCTGATTGCTCGTCGCGTACGTGAGGCGTCGATTTACTCCGAGGTAGTTCCACATTCTGCCAGCGTTGAAGAGATCAAGGCCAAAAACCCGGCGGCTTTGATTCTCTCCGGTGGCCCATCGTCGGTTTATGCCGACGGTGCGCCGCAGCTGAAGCCCGAGCTGCTGGAGCTGGGTGTTCCGGTCTTTGGTATTTGCTACGGCTTCCAGGCGATGAACCACGCTTTGGGCGGCCGCGTTGCGCAAACCGGCGACCGTGAATACGGCCGTACCGAAATTACCCACACCGGTGGTGTGTTGCATGAGGGCTTGGAAGAAAACCACAAGGTGTGGATGTCGCACGGTGACGCCGTGGCGGAGGCGCCTGCGGGCTTTACCGTGACTGCTTCCTCGGCCGGTGCCCCAGTTGCGGCGATGGAATGCGTGGACAAGCAGATGGCGGGCGTGCAGTATCACCCCGAGGTTATGCACTCTCCGCATGGCCAGGAAGTGCTCACGCGCTTTCTCACCGAGGTGGCAGGTTTGGAGCAAAGTTGGACATCGGCCAATATTGCCCAGCAGCTTATCGATGACGTCCGCGAGCAAATCGGCCCTGAAGGCCGCGCTATTTGTGGTCTGTCCGGCGGCGTGGACTCTGCGGTTGCTGCTGCGTTGGTGCAGCGCGCCATTGGTGACCGTTTGACCTGTGTTTTCGTCGACCATGGTCTGCTGCGTGCGGGTGAGCGCGAGCAGGTCGAAAAAGACTTTGTGGCCTCGACCGGTGCGAAGCTAATTACGGCGCATGAAGCGGATGCTTTCTTGGCCAAGCTGTCCGGCGTGATTGACCCGGAGGCTAAGCGCAAGGCGATTGGTGCGGAGTTCATCCGCTCTTTTGAGCGCGCTGTAGCGCAAGCTTTGGAAGAATCCCCTGAAGGTTCCACCGTTGATTTCTTGGTCCAGGGCACCTTGTACCCCGACGTGGTGGAATCCGGTGGCGGCGACGGCACCGCGAATATTAAATCCCACCACAATGTCGGCGGATTGCCTGATGATGTGGAATTTGAATTGGTCGAGCCACTGCGCTTGCTGTTTAAGGACGAAGTCCGCGCTGTCGGCCGCGAGCTGGGATTGCCAGAAGAAATTGTTGCTCGTCAGCCTTTCCCGGGCCCTGGTTTGGGTATTCGCATTATCGGTGAGGTCACCCAGGAACGCCTGGATACCTTGCGCGAAGCAGATTTGATTGCGCGCACGGAGCTCACCGCTGCTGGTTTAGACAACGAGATTTGGCAGTGCCCTGTTGTGCTGCTTGCCGATGTCCGCTCCGTCGGCGTCCAAGGCGACGGCCGCACCTACGGCCACCCAATCGTGCTGCGTCCGGTTTCTTCCGAAGACGCCATGACCGCCGACTGGACCCGCATTCCTTATGAGGTGCTGGAGAAAATTTCCACGCGTATTACCAACGAGGTCAACGATGTTAACCGAGTGGTTTTGGACGTGACGTCCAAGCCACCAGGAACCATCGAGTGGGAGTAG
- a CDS encoding HNH endonuclease signature motif containing protein — protein MDIFQAFVLLNSHGIGLLRAIAERSPYDVASSGIALSTAKQYAALADVLFGPADSPRLQRESVALAEQRELSVEHLLMVNKHAKKLKKRGAAWKLRAELIAHQGSFEEADAYGAQRVKEEVGETPKEPGVRIGRAVGGMRTISVTDTQRRITDFEKTLDATDTSDQPRSTALLEAFWKRVDGSGGVLRPEYRTVIAIGLDDFAKVSCGSGDDVIVGLSDGTTMTGAELINAALAGALGENLYAGLFHPTAGPVNLYEARFASLKQRIMATAENLVCPWPDCNVPADRCQVHHIDAHKNGGHTSPSNLTMLCRYHNGVNDDDPTKRRRGRIQRHRGQVRLITPGGKLLGNTHQLSSMGAMHLIK, from the coding sequence ATGGACATATTCCAAGCATTCGTGCTCCTCAACAGCCACGGCATCGGGCTGCTGCGAGCCATCGCCGAGCGCTCGCCGTACGATGTGGCCAGCTCCGGCATCGCGCTTTCGACGGCCAAGCAGTACGCCGCGCTTGCCGATGTCCTCTTCGGCCCCGCCGACTCCCCACGCCTGCAACGCGAGTCGGTCGCCCTGGCCGAGCAGCGCGAATTAAGCGTGGAGCATTTGTTAATGGTAAACAAGCACGCCAAGAAGCTGAAGAAGCGTGGTGCTGCGTGGAAACTGCGCGCCGAACTCATCGCGCATCAAGGCAGCTTCGAAGAAGCCGATGCCTATGGCGCACAACGCGTCAAAGAAGAAGTCGGCGAGACACCAAAAGAACCCGGGGTGCGCATCGGCCGCGCGGTAGGCGGCATGCGCACCATCAGCGTGACCGACACCCAACGGCGCATTACGGATTTTGAAAAGACCCTCGATGCCACCGACACCTCTGACCAACCCCGCTCCACGGCACTGCTGGAAGCGTTCTGGAAACGAGTCGACGGCAGCGGCGGAGTACTACGCCCCGAATACCGCACCGTGATTGCTATTGGGCTGGATGATTTCGCGAAAGTATCATGCGGTTCTGGAGACGACGTCATCGTGGGACTTTCTGATGGCACCACCATGACCGGGGCAGAACTTATCAACGCCGCGCTTGCCGGAGCACTGGGTGAGAACCTCTACGCTGGACTATTTCACCCGACTGCTGGCCCCGTCAATCTCTACGAGGCGCGGTTTGCATCGTTGAAACAGCGGATTATGGCGACCGCGGAAAACCTGGTCTGCCCGTGGCCTGATTGCAACGTGCCTGCTGATAGGTGCCAGGTACACCACATCGACGCCCACAAAAATGGCGGCCACACCTCACCGTCGAATCTGACGATGTTGTGCCGTTATCACAATGGCGTCAACGACGATGATCCGACAAAACGAAGACGCGGACGAATACAACGACACCGCGGCCAAGTCCGCCTCATCACCCCAGGCGGAAAACTACTGGGCAACACACACCAACTCAGCAGCATGGGAGCAATGCACCTCATCAAATAA
- a CDS encoding PspC domain-containing protein encodes MTSHEPSPYGPDANNGASSQSNPYKKPSSLSDNSNSVTNAFTEAKESISSAFKEMRSETSKPAGPQHEGSSHHDGSKTSFDDVKQQFKEMWASRPVRLPSDQGGGGKIAGVAEGIAVRYQIDPILVRTIFVVTAFCWGGSIALYLLAWMIMPRYSKTTSPIEDAFGENKDLPKNSEGKSTSEKSLGITLFVIFIVGFFLPMLFSPNALTMLLPIIVGIGGWYLLHKRRPNAPAGLLATPQPVTEDEHIDLSMFEPVDGYPFPQGRTTPPSWDPLAAAPDTWHLPDPEPVADTPPKKEKKKRRWGRVLGIIVSVIAVWGLIIGGIMLAFGAVAGNTSWETSEWGTVSNAPANAADIPDYYDRGIGTFSLDLSNTQGLDNLETDRVVTIDGGIGTINLDLPTDVPVNLHCDSGIGQSNCVDITDKDAKLTINLDSGIGATTIDYGFMQQEADKALAGADH; translated from the coding sequence ATGACTTCCCACGAGCCTTCCCCATACGGCCCAGATGCCAACAACGGAGCATCATCTCAATCCAATCCGTACAAGAAACCATCCAGTCTTTCTGATAACTCCAACTCAGTCACCAACGCTTTTACCGAAGCCAAAGAAAGCATCTCATCTGCTTTCAAGGAGATGCGTTCAGAAACTTCCAAACCTGCCGGCCCACAGCACGAAGGATCGTCGCACCACGATGGTTCCAAGACCAGCTTCGACGATGTCAAGCAGCAATTCAAAGAAATGTGGGCATCCCGCCCAGTACGCTTGCCTTCCGACCAAGGTGGTGGCGGCAAAATCGCCGGCGTGGCCGAAGGCATCGCCGTTCGCTACCAAATTGATCCCATTTTGGTTCGCACCATCTTTGTGGTCACCGCCTTTTGCTGGGGCGGTTCCATCGCCCTGTACCTTTTGGCCTGGATGATCATGCCGCGCTATTCCAAAACCACCTCACCCATTGAGGACGCCTTCGGAGAGAACAAGGACCTGCCTAAAAATTCGGAAGGCAAGTCCACCTCAGAAAAAAGCTTAGGCATCACGCTCTTTGTCATTTTCATCGTAGGGTTTTTCCTCCCGATGCTCTTCTCCCCCAACGCATTGACCATGCTCTTGCCAATTATCGTGGGCATCGGCGGGTGGTATCTACTGCACAAACGCCGTCCGAACGCGCCCGCAGGTTTGCTTGCCACACCGCAACCAGTCACAGAGGACGAGCACATCGACTTGTCGATGTTCGAGCCTGTCGATGGCTACCCCTTCCCCCAAGGCCGCACCACCCCACCCTCCTGGGATCCATTGGCGGCGGCACCCGATACCTGGCACCTGCCAGATCCAGAACCTGTCGCTGACACCCCGCCGAAAAAGGAAAAGAAAAAGCGTCGCTGGGGCCGCGTTCTGGGCATCATCGTCTCAGTTATCGCCGTGTGGGGGCTGATTATCGGTGGCATCATGCTGGCCTTCGGAGCCGTAGCAGGCAACACCAGCTGGGAGACTTCCGAATGGGGCACGGTATCTAATGCTCCAGCGAATGCTGCAGACATCCCCGACTACTACGACAGGGGCATTGGCACCTTCAGCTTGGACCTGTCGAACACGCAGGGCCTAGACAATCTTGAAACAGACCGCGTTGTCACCATCGATGGCGGTATCGGGACAATCAATCTCGATTTGCCCACCGATGTCCCAGTCAACCTCCACTGTGACTCCGGCATTGGTCAAAGCAACTGCGTGGATATCACCGATAAGGACGCAAAGCTGACCATTAACCTCGACAGCGGAATAGGCGCCACCACCATCGATTACGGCTTCATGCAGCAAGAAGCGGACAAAGCTCTCGCAGGCGCCGACCACTAA
- a CDS encoding ATP-binding protein: MTTPAPYTTAERPEPYPRMKRASEGSVVAGVASGVSAHLNVDVLLVRVVFAAASVASGVGLFVYASLWMLVKTGDVTPVTGNFSERFAAKLPRGTNGLIIAFAIVAPILVATMGVGLSIFALLPLIIVAVGAFLAWRAYDRGLSGTTGIISAVSGAVLVFAGILFMALSWQGNDSFGAALVAVLLTLVGIGALVVPLGVRMWNQLTEQQAAKAVSDERAEIASRLHDSVLQTLALIQKRADDPQEVARLARGQERELRGWLFDSEEKTAQTVFAALESACGEVEDLFGITIRPVTVGEDIALTEDTKLTVMAAREAMVNAGKHAGVDSVDVYAEHLAGELSIFVRDRGDGFDSDAIPEDRHGIRDSIVERMSRIGGSAKIKSAPGDGTEVTVTIEG; encoded by the coding sequence ATGACCACTCCCGCGCCCTATACAACCGCTGAGCGGCCTGAACCATATCCACGCATGAAACGTGCCTCGGAAGGCAGCGTGGTAGCAGGCGTTGCTTCTGGTGTCTCCGCACACCTGAATGTGGACGTGTTACTCGTCCGCGTGGTGTTTGCCGCCGCTTCGGTGGCCTCCGGAGTGGGGTTATTTGTTTATGCCAGCTTATGGATGCTGGTTAAGACGGGCGATGTTACCCCGGTTACCGGGAATTTCAGCGAGCGCTTTGCCGCCAAGCTTCCGCGCGGTACTAATGGCTTGATTATTGCTTTCGCCATTGTCGCGCCGATTTTGGTTGCGACCATGGGCGTCGGCTTATCCATTTTTGCGCTGCTGCCGTTGATTATTGTGGCCGTTGGTGCCTTTCTTGCGTGGCGCGCATATGACCGTGGTTTAAGTGGTACAACCGGAATTATCAGCGCAGTCTCCGGTGCCGTGCTGGTGTTTGCTGGCATCTTGTTTATGGCGCTGAGCTGGCAAGGCAATGACTCCTTTGGCGCAGCCCTCGTGGCGGTGCTGCTGACCTTGGTGGGAATTGGCGCGCTCGTAGTGCCCTTGGGCGTTCGCATGTGGAACCAGCTAACTGAGCAGCAAGCGGCTAAAGCGGTCTCTGATGAACGCGCGGAGATTGCCTCGCGCCTGCACGATTCGGTGTTGCAGACCCTCGCGCTGATACAAAAGCGTGCCGATGACCCCCAGGAAGTCGCACGCCTTGCCCGCGGCCAAGAACGTGAATTACGTGGCTGGCTGTTTGATTCTGAAGAAAAGACCGCGCAGACGGTCTTCGCAGCCCTTGAAAGTGCCTGCGGTGAGGTCGAAGATCTCTTTGGCATCACCATTCGTCCGGTCACGGTGGGTGAAGACATCGCTTTGACCGAAGATACGAAGTTGACGGTTATGGCTGCGCGCGAGGCGATGGTCAACGCCGGTAAACATGCAGGTGTTGACTCCGTGGATGTGTACGCAGAACATCTGGCGGGCGAGCTGTCCATCTTTGTTCGCGACCGCGGCGACGGCTTTGACTCCGACGCCATTCCCGAAGACCGCCATGGAATTAGAGACTCCATCGTGGAGCGCATGAGCCGCATCGGCGGTAGCGCCAAGATTAAATCCGCGCCCGGCGACGGCACTGAAGTTACGGTGACTATTGAGGGGTAG
- a CDS encoding response regulator yields MVNVFLVDDHSVFRAGVRAELGNAEDISIVGDAGTVAEATSGITKTNPDVVLLDVHMPDGGGLAVLKHITNANPGDDGPKFLALSVSDAAEDVIALIRAGARGYVTKNIAGAELAEAVARVHSGDAYFSPRLAGFVLDAFASGEPAPDPAGGPDSEPEPISDPVVDALTRRELEVLRLLARGYTYREIGQELFISIKTVETHASNILRKTQQSNRYQLTRWAADRDLD; encoded by the coding sequence ATGGTGAACGTCTTTTTGGTTGATGACCATTCCGTATTTCGTGCTGGTGTGCGCGCCGAATTAGGCAATGCCGAAGACATTTCTATCGTGGGGGATGCGGGCACCGTTGCGGAAGCAACCAGTGGAATTACAAAAACCAACCCAGACGTGGTGCTGTTGGATGTGCACATGCCGGATGGCGGGGGACTGGCGGTGCTCAAACACATTACTAATGCGAACCCCGGCGATGATGGCCCGAAGTTCTTGGCGCTGTCTGTCTCCGATGCGGCGGAAGACGTTATTGCGCTGATTCGTGCTGGTGCGCGCGGATACGTCACGAAGAATATTGCGGGTGCGGAATTAGCGGAAGCCGTTGCCCGCGTGCATAGCGGCGATGCTTATTTCTCCCCGCGCTTGGCGGGATTTGTGCTGGATGCTTTTGCCTCCGGTGAACCTGCACCGGATCCAGCGGGTGGACCGGACTCTGAACCGGAACCGATTTCAGACCCAGTGGTGGATGCGCTCACGCGTCGTGAATTGGAAGTGCTGCGGCTTTTGGCGCGTGGCTATACCTACCGTGAAATCGGCCAAGAGCTGTTTATTTCAATCAAGACGGTGGAAACGCACGCATCGAACATCTTGCGTAAGACGCAGCAGTCGAACCGTTATCAGCTCACGCGCTGGGCGGCGGATAGGGACTTGGATTAG
- a CDS encoding DNA polymerase Y family protein, with amino-acid sequence MSGNGTRIAALWFPDWPIQAAHIENPELKGPIILARHHRVEVCNHSARAAGVKRGMRLRQAQAICSEATVVEANEDRDGALFAAIASSLDDVVSSVEVLRSGLVIVDAGAALRFHGEGAMEMLIDAVARRGVDSTVGVADEIATAIIAARDQEAGHVVARGASQDFLAMQPVSVLSAETALGIPHELVQQFQQLGLRRLGDLAKLPLRQVVNRFGPDGARVHDIATARADRKVAPEEARSDLSVAVLPTEPISRVDSAAFAARQLAAKLHDKLAAAGVVCLRLKIRAEFNRGQALERVWRTHEALSEDATADRVRWQLDGWLTTARATDAGGDDWEAENAGIIELSLEPLEVSQPDFIGQLWGSGSSDEHVKRAISRVQSTLGTDKVLQPWAAGGRGVSERVDFVPYGDDIPKEPEGDWPGRIPAPLPARRGAGPQHPAARIRLIDAAAKDVHVTAEAVLSSVPYAVGWGRNHYRVVGWAGPWPVDTLWWQPSHSEEPEKPRRVARLQLVAKADDEPYEKAWLLQWVAGQWRVEATYS; translated from the coding sequence ATGAGTGGAAACGGTACTCGTATTGCCGCGCTGTGGTTTCCGGATTGGCCGATTCAAGCCGCGCACATTGAAAACCCGGAGCTGAAAGGTCCCATTATTTTAGCGCGGCACCACCGCGTAGAGGTGTGTAATCACAGCGCCCGGGCGGCGGGTGTCAAACGCGGCATGCGGCTGCGGCAAGCACAAGCTATTTGCAGCGAGGCCACAGTGGTAGAAGCTAATGAAGACCGTGATGGGGCATTGTTTGCGGCTATCGCGAGCTCTTTGGATGATGTTGTCTCCTCGGTGGAGGTGCTGCGCTCCGGCCTGGTCATCGTGGACGCTGGAGCAGCCCTGCGCTTTCACGGTGAAGGTGCGATGGAAATGCTCATTGACGCTGTCGCGCGCCGCGGCGTGGACTCCACCGTTGGGGTGGCGGATGAGATTGCCACGGCGATTATTGCAGCGCGTGACCAGGAAGCGGGTCACGTGGTCGCGCGCGGGGCGTCGCAAGATTTCTTAGCGATGCAACCTGTGTCTGTTCTTTCGGCGGAAACAGCATTGGGTATTCCGCACGAGTTGGTGCAGCAATTTCAGCAACTGGGGCTGCGGCGGTTGGGGGATCTGGCGAAGTTGCCGTTGAGACAGGTAGTCAACCGCTTTGGACCCGATGGGGCGCGCGTGCACGATATCGCTACTGCGCGGGCTGATAGAAAAGTAGCGCCAGAAGAAGCACGCAGCGATCTATCGGTGGCAGTTTTACCCACCGAACCGATTTCGCGCGTGGACTCCGCGGCCTTTGCCGCGCGTCAGTTGGCGGCGAAATTACATGACAAGCTCGCCGCGGCAGGCGTGGTGTGCTTGCGGTTGAAAATTCGTGCGGAGTTTAACCGCGGCCAAGCACTCGAGCGAGTGTGGCGCACACACGAGGCCTTGAGCGAAGACGCCACCGCAGACCGCGTGCGCTGGCAGCTGGACGGTTGGCTGACCACAGCGCGAGCCACAGACGCTGGAGGTGATGACTGGGAAGCAGAAAACGCAGGCATCATCGAGCTATCCCTGGAGCCTTTGGAGGTCAGCCAGCCGGATTTCATCGGCCAGCTCTGGGGCAGCGGCAGCTCCGATGAGCACGTGAAAAGAGCCATCTCCCGGGTGCAGTCCACACTCGGTACCGATAAGGTTCTACAGCCGTGGGCAGCGGGCGGCCGTGGCGTGTCAGAGCGCGTGGATTTTGTGCCTTATGGCGATGATATTCCGAAAGAGCCCGAAGGAGACTGGCCCGGGCGCATTCCGGCGCCGCTACCGGCACGTCGAGGGGCAGGACCGCAGCACCCAGCGGCACGCATTCGGCTTATCGATGCCGCGGCGAAAGACGTCCACGTCACCGCCGAGGCAGTGCTGTCATCGGTTCCTTATGCGGTGGGCTGGGGCAGAAACCACTACCGCGTCGTCGGTTGGGCTGGGCCTTGGCCAGTTGATACCTTGTGGTGGCAACCATCCCATAGTGAAGAACCGGAGAAACCGCGGCGCGTTGCGCGGCTGCAGTTGGTGGCTAAGGCCGACGATGAGCCTTATGAAAAAGCGTGGCTTTTGCAGTGGGTAGCAGGGCAGTGGCGCGTAGAAGCTACCTATAGCTAA
- a CDS encoding AMIN-like domain-containing (lipo)protein encodes MNKSRCAVPALLITTALALSACGAQNPNQVTMAASSKSDISPLGETNSAMKTSRPNKPAQLLVTNVRLGVHDRFERVVFDLEGNGDPGWFVDYTDKPMQQGSGALIQYNGRVALNVNIDGTVYPHELNMDDPEIKTVPGQGGFVTEVLSAGTYEGRSQFFIGLDETRPYSVQVLENPKRVVIDIVR; translated from the coding sequence ATGAATAAATCCCGCTGCGCTGTGCCGGCGTTGCTAATCACAACAGCCCTGGCTCTTAGTGCTTGCGGTGCGCAAAATCCGAACCAAGTCACCATGGCGGCCTCCAGCAAATCAGATATCTCTCCGCTGGGAGAAACCAACTCCGCCATGAAAACCTCCCGTCCTAACAAGCCGGCGCAGCTGCTGGTGACCAATGTGCGTTTGGGTGTGCATGACCGGTTTGAGCGCGTGGTCTTTGACTTGGAAGGAAACGGCGATCCGGGCTGGTTTGTGGATTACACGGATAAACCCATGCAGCAAGGCTCTGGCGCTTTGATTCAATACAACGGACGTGTTGCCTTAAACGTCAATATTGATGGCACGGTCTATCCGCACGAGCTCAACATGGACGACCCCGAGATTAAAACCGTTCCCGGCCAAGGCGGCTTTGTCACAGAGGTACTCAGCGCTGGTACCTATGAAGGCCGCTCCCAATTTTTCATTGGCCTGGATGAAACCCGCCCCTATTCGGTGCAGGTGCTAGAAAACCCCAAGCGCGTGGTCATCGACATCGTCCGCTAA
- a CDS encoding sucrase ferredoxin — protein MTVCSDIQVEPLPGSAKRGSVFVLFEWPAGWSRDILDGDTFSQDLTSRIKATLKQAGKGTELQLIRRPGREGRDVGQLHRCYLVWAEQETMELVLLRGPEDIPALDLSGPGKNGGEVITQPLLLVCTHGKRDVCCALKGRPLAAELNDHFGNSLVWESSHMKGHRFAAVSLLMPWAYSFGRLNAEAGKQLVNAALTGQYFFPGNRGNGKLAPGEQVAELAVAQQLIDAGEDLHYGALSVVDADPKGQEHRPVAVTHEDGRTWHVELKKKEVSGVISSCGDKPKTSSVWVASEIKSPQLR, from the coding sequence ATGACGGTCTGTTCTGATATTCAAGTGGAGCCGCTGCCCGGCAGCGCCAAGCGCGGCAGCGTATTTGTTTTATTCGAATGGCCTGCAGGTTGGTCGCGGGATATCTTAGACGGAGATACTTTTTCACAGGATTTAACCTCGCGCATTAAGGCCACTCTCAAGCAGGCGGGCAAGGGCACCGAGCTGCAATTAATTCGCCGCCCCGGCCGCGAAGGCCGCGATGTCGGCCAGTTGCACCGGTGTTATTTGGTCTGGGCGGAGCAGGAAACAATGGAGCTTGTCTTATTGCGCGGCCCAGAAGATATCCCTGCGCTGGATTTATCTGGTCCAGGCAAAAACGGCGGGGAAGTGATCACGCAACCGTTGCTGTTGGTGTGTACCCACGGCAAGCGCGATGTCTGCTGCGCGCTGAAAGGCCGGCCCTTGGCGGCGGAGTTAAATGATCACTTTGGCAATTCTTTGGTGTGGGAATCCTCGCACATGAAAGGCCACCGCTTTGCGGCGGTGAGTTTGCTGATGCCCTGGGCCTATTCCTTTGGCCGGTTAAACGCCGAGGCCGGCAAGCAGTTGGTCAATGCAGCATTGACGGGGCAGTATTTCTTCCCGGGCAATCGCGGCAATGGCAAGCTGGCACCAGGGGAACAGGTCGCAGAGCTTGCGGTCGCGCAGCAGCTTATCGATGCCGGCGAGGACCTCCACTACGGCGCCCTATCAGTCGTAGATGCCGATCCGAAGGGCCAAGAACATCGCCCCGTGGCAGTTACCCATGAAGATGGCCGTACTTGGCACGTTGAGTTAAAGAAAAAGGAAGTCTCCGGTGTTATCTCCTCGTGTGGGGATAAACCAAAGACTTCCTCCGTCTGGGTAGCTTCGGAGATCAAGTCTCCTCAGCTACGGTGA
- a CDS encoding methionine ABC transporter permease: MNTNFVAQADWDRLGSTLVTAVQDTLIMVIVTMLVAGILGLFIGILLYTTRPSGILKNRVVYTILNVLVNFIRPIPFIILLAFVQPITVSVMGTSIGRNPATFVMAIAATFAVARIVEQNLVAIDPGVIEAARAMGAGPWKIITTVIIPEALGPLVLGYTFLFIGVVDMSAMAGYVGGGGLGDFAIVYGYRAFEWEVTLVATLIIIVLVQAAQFFGNWLSAKIMRR, translated from the coding sequence ATGAACACTAACTTTGTGGCACAAGCAGACTGGGATCGCCTCGGCAGCACACTGGTTACCGCGGTCCAAGACACGCTCATCATGGTCATCGTCACCATGCTGGTGGCTGGCATCTTGGGGCTGTTTATTGGCATCTTGCTCTATACCACGCGCCCGTCAGGCATTTTGAAAAACCGCGTGGTGTATACCATCTTGAACGTGCTGGTGAACTTCATTCGCCCCATTCCGTTCATTATTTTGCTGGCCTTTGTCCAGCCCATCACCGTTTCCGTCATGGGCACCTCCATTGGCCGCAACCCGGCGACGTTCGTCATGGCTATCGCCGCTACCTTTGCGGTTGCCCGTATTGTCGAGCAAAACCTCGTCGCCATTGACCCCGGCGTGATTGAAGCCGCCCGCGCGATGGGCGCAGGGCCATGGAAGATCATCACCACCGTCATCATCCCCGAAGCCCTGGGACCACTGGTGCTGGGCTACACCTTCTTGTTTATCGGCGTAGTCGATATGTCCGCGATGGCCGGCTACGTCGGCGGCGGTGGTCTGGGTGACTTCGCGATTGTCTACGGCTACCGCGCCTTCGAATGGGAAGTTACTTTGGTAGCAACCCTGATTATCATCGTCTTGGTCCAGGCAGCGCAGTTCTTCGGCAACTGGCTCTCCGCCAAGATCATGCGTCGATAA
- a CDS encoding methionine ABC transporter ATP-binding protein: MSTVGTRVEFRNLTKIFKQKKAEIKALNNVSLTVEPGEIMGIIGYSGAGKSTLVRMINGLDQPTSGSVLLDGTDIAKMPESKLRGIRKNIGMIFQQFNLFTSRTAAGNIEYPLKLQGMGKAERKKRVAELLEFVGLADRGNNYPEQLSGGQKQRVGIARALATNPTLLLADEATSALDPSTTREVLDLLREVNKEFGITIVVITHEMEVVRTIADKVAVMENGVVVEQGSIYEVFSNPQTAVAQSFVATALRNTPDQVEADDLLAYDGRLFTVELAEDSGFFGAAADARAAGVSISIVHGGVTTLQKQSFGKMTVRLNGPDAAIQHFYDTLNATTDIQEITR, encoded by the coding sequence ATGAGCACTGTTGGAACGCGGGTAGAATTCCGCAATCTCACAAAAATTTTCAAACAGAAAAAAGCTGAGATTAAAGCACTAAACAACGTCTCCCTCACCGTCGAACCCGGTGAGATCATGGGCATTATCGGCTACTCCGGCGCCGGTAAGTCCACGCTGGTGCGCATGATCAATGGACTAGATCAGCCAACCTCGGGCAGCGTGCTGCTCGACGGCACCGATATTGCGAAGATGCCCGAGTCGAAACTGCGCGGGATTCGCAAAAATATCGGCATGATTTTCCAACAGTTCAATCTTTTTACCTCCCGGACCGCAGCGGGCAATATTGAATACCCGCTCAAGCTCCAGGGCATGGGCAAAGCCGAGCGTAAAAAGCGCGTGGCGGAGTTGTTGGAATTCGTCGGTCTGGCCGACCGCGGCAATAACTACCCCGAACAGCTTTCGGGTGGACAAAAACAGCGCGTGGGTATCGCGCGTGCGTTGGCAACCAACCCGACGCTTTTGCTTGCCGATGAAGCCACCTCCGCCCTCGACCCCTCCACCACCAGGGAAGTCCTCGACCTGCTGCGTGAGGTGAATAAAGAATTCGGCATCACGATTGTGGTCATTACCCACGAGATGGAAGTGGTTCGCACCATCGCCGATAAAGTTGCGGTGATGGAAAACGGTGTCGTGGTAGAGCAAGGTTCTATCTACGAGGTCTTCTCGAACCCGCAGACCGCCGTGGCGCAAAGCTTTGTGGCCACCGCGCTGCGCAATACTCCCGACCAAGTCGAGGCCGATGACCTGCTGGCTTACGATGGCCGCCTGTTTACCGTCGAATTGGCAGAAGACTCCGGCTTTTTCGGCGCGGCTGCCGATGCCCGCGCAGCCGGCGTGAGCATCTCCATCGTCCACGGTGGCGTGACCACATTGCAAAAGCAGTCCTTTGGCAAGATGACCGTTCGTCTCAACGGCCCCGATGCTGCCATTCAGCATTTCTATGACACCCTGAACGCCACCACCGATATCCAGGAGATCACCCGATGA